In Nomascus leucogenys isolate Asia chromosome 11, Asia_NLE_v1, whole genome shotgun sequence, the following proteins share a genomic window:
- the SAMD9 gene encoding LOW QUALITY PROTEIN: sterile alpha motif domain-containing protein 9 (The sequence of the model RefSeq protein was modified relative to this genomic sequence to represent the inferred CDS: deleted 1 base in 1 codon), with amino-acid sequence MAKQLNLPENTDDWTKEEVNQWLESHKIDQKHREILTGQDVNGAVLKWLKKEHLVDMGITHGPAIQIEELFKELRKTAIEDSIQTSKMGKPSKNVPKDQTVSQKARRETSKQKQKGKENPDMANPSTMSTIAKGSKSLKVELIEDEIDYTKERQPSIDLTCVSYPFDEFSNPYHYKLDFSLQPETGPGNLIDPIHEFKAFTNTATATEEDVKMKFSNEVFRFASACMNSRTNGTIHFGVKDKPHGKIVGIKVTSDTKEALINHFNLMINKYFEDHQVQQAKKCIREPRFVEVLLPNSTASDRFVIEVDIIPQFSECQYDYFQIKMQNYNNKTWEQSKKFSLFVRDGPSSKDIMKNKVDFRAFKADFKTLAESRKAAEEKFRAKTNKKEREGPKLVKLLTGNQDLLDNSYYEQYILVTNKCHPDQTKHLDFLKEIKWFAVLEFDPESNIKGVVKAYKESRVANLHFPSVYVEEKTTSNEMISTLNLYHQPSWIFCNGRLDLDSEKYKPLDPSSWQRERASDVRKLISFLTHEDIMPRGKFLVVFLLLSSVDDPRDPLIETFCAFYQDLKGMENILCICVQPHIFQGWKDLLEARLIKHQDEISSQCISALSLEEINGTILKLKSVTQSSKRLLPSIGLSTVLLKKEEDIMTALEIICENECEGTLLGKDKNKFLEFKASKEEDFYRGGKVSWWNFYFSSESYSSPFVKRDKYERLEAMIQNCADSSKPTSTKIIHLYHHPGCGGTTLAMHILWELRKKFRCAVLKNKTADFSEIGEQVTSLITYGAMNRQEYIPVLLLVDDFEEQDNVYLLQYSIQTAIAKKYIRYEKPLVIILNCMRSQNPKKSARIPDSIAVIQQLSPKEQRAFELKLKEIKEQHKNFEDFYSFMIMKTNFNKEYIENVVRNILKGQNIFTKEAKLFSFLALLNSYVPDTTISLSQCEKFLGIGNKKAFWGTEKFEDKMGTYSTILIKTEVIECGNYCGVRIIHSLIAKFSLEELKKSYHLNKSQIMLDMLTENLFFDTGMGKSKFLQDMHTLLLTRHRDEHDGETGNWFSPFIEALHKDEGNEAVEAVLLEGIHRFNPNAFICQALARHFYIKKKDFGNALNWAKQAKIIEPDNSYISDTLGQVYKSKMRWWIEENERNGNISVDDLIALLNLAEHASSAFKESQQQSEDREYEVKERLYPKSKRRYDTYNIAGYQGEIEVGLYTIQILQLIPFFDKKNELSKRDMVNFISGSSDIPGDPNNEYKLALKNYIPYLTKLKFSLKKSFDFFDEYFVLLKPRNNIKQNEEAKTRRKVAGYFKKYIDIFCVSEESQNKDLGSKFSEPLQVERCRSSLVALKADKFSGLLEYLIKSQADAVSTMENIVDKYTFLSEQCTVKIQSKEKLNFILANIILSCIKPTSRLVKPVEKLKDQLREVLQPIGLTYRFSEPYFLASLLFWPENQQLDQHSGQMKEYAQALENSFKGQYKHMHRTKQPIAYFFLGKGKRLKRLVHKGKIDQCFEKTLDINSLWQSGDVWKEEKVQELLLRLQGRAENNCLYIEYGINEKITIPITPAFLGQLRSGRSIEKVSFYLGFSIGGPLAYDIEIV; translated from the exons ATGGCAAAGCAACTGAACCTTCCAGAAAATACAGATGATTGGACAAAAGAGGAAGTAAATCAGTGGTTAGAAAGTCATAAGATTGACCAAAAACACAGGGAAATTTTGACTGGACAAGACGTGAATGGAGCAGTCTTGAAGTGgttaaaaaaagaacatcttgTTGATATGGGCATCACACATGGACCAGCTATTCAAATAGAAGAACTATTCAAAGAACTGCGGAAAACAGCCATTGAAGATTCAATTCAGACATCTAAGATGGGAAAGCCCAGTAAAAATGTTCCTAAAGACCAAACTGTATCTCAAAAGGCACGTAGAGAAActtcaaagcaaaaacaaaagggTAAAGAGAACCCAGATATGGCTAATCCGTCTACAATGAGTACAATTGCTAAAGGTTCTAAGTCACTAAAAGTTGAGCTCATAGAAGATGAAATAGATTACACAAAGGAAAGGCAACCATCCATAGACCTGACATGTGTATCATACCCATTTGATGAATTCAGTAATCCATATCATTACAAGTTGGATTTTAGTCTACAGCCTGAAACAGGACCAGGCAATCTCATTGATCCAATACATGAATTCAAAGCCTTCACAAATACAGCAACAGCCACAGAAGAGGATGTCAAGATGAAATTTAGCAATGAGGTTTTCCGATTTGCTTCAGCTTGTATGAATTCACGTACCAATGGCACTATTCATTTTGGAGTCAAAGACAAACCCCATGGGAAAATTGTTGGCATCAAAGTCACCAGTGATACCAAGGAAGCCCTCATTAACCATTTCAATCTGATGATAAACAAGTATTTTGAAGACCATCAGGTCCAACAAGCAAAGAAGTGCATTCGAGAGCCAAGATTTGTGGAAGTTTTACTGCCAAATAGTACTGCATCTGACAGATTTGTTATTGAAGTGGACATTATTCCACAGTTCTCTGAATGTCAGTATGATTATTTCCagattaaaatgcaaaattacaaCAACAAAACATGGGAACAAAGTAAAAAATTCTCACTATTTGTGCGAGATGGGCCCAGCTCTAAGgacattatgaaaaataaagttgatttcaGAGCATTTAAAGCAGATTTTAAAACACTGGCAGAGTCCAgaaaagcagcagaagaaaaattcagagcaaaaacaaataaaaaagaaagggagggaccAAAGTTGGTTAAATTATTGACAGGAAATCAAGATTTGTTAGATAATTCATACTATGAACAGTACATTCTTGTAACAAATAAATGCCACCCAGATCAAACAAAACACTTAGAtttcctgaaggaaattaaatggTTTGCTGTATTGGAGTTTGATCCTGAGTCTAACATCAAAGGAGTGGTCAAAGCTTACAAAGAAAGCCGAGTAGCAAACCTTCACTTTCCAAGTGTATATGTAGAAGAGAAAACCACATCAAATGAGATGATTTCTACTCTAAATCTTTACCATCAACCCAGCTGGATTTTCTGCAATGGCAGGTTAGACCTTGACAGTGAAAAATATAAACCCTTGGATCCAAGTTCCTGGCAAAGAGAAAGAGCTTCTGATGTCAGGAAACTGATTTCGTTTCTTACACATGAAGACATAATGCCAAGAGGGAAGTTTTTGGTGGTATTTCTATTACTGTCCTCTGTGGATGACCCAAGAGATCCCCTCATTGAGACTTTCTGTGCTTTCTACCAGGATCTCAAAGGAATGGAAAATATACTGTGTATTTGTGTACAGCCACACATATTTCAGGGATGGAAAGATCTACTTGAAGCAAGATTAATAAAACACCAAGATGAAATTTCAAGCCAATGTATTTCTGCTTTAAGCCTTGAAGAGATCAATGGCACTATTCTTAAACTAAAATCTGTGACTCAATCTTCAAAAAGACTTTTGCCATCTATTGGTTTATCGACTGTCCTtctgaaaaaggaagaagatatCATGACTGCTCTGGAAATTATCTGTGAAAATGAATGTGAGGGTACACTGTTAGGGaaggacaaaaataaattccttgaaTTCAAGGCATCAAAAGAGGAAGACTTCTATCGAGGTGGCAAAGTGTCATGGTGGAACTTCTACTTCTCTTCTGAAAGTTATTCTTCACCTTTTGTCAAAAGGGATAAATATGAAAGACTTGAAGCAATGATTCAAAACTGTGCAGATTCTTCTAAACCAACAAGTACCAAAATTATTCATCTGTATCATCATCCAGGCTGTGGGGGAACTACCTTGGCTATGCACATTCTCTGGGAACTAAGGAAGAAATTCAGATGTGCTGTGCTGAAAAACAAGACAGCGGATTTTTCTGAAATTGGAGAACAGGTAACCAGTTTAATCACTTATGGGGCAATGAACCGTCAGGAATACATACCTGTACTGCTCCTTGTTGATGATTTTGAAGAACAAGATAACGTCTATCTTCTGCAGTACTCTATTCAAACAGCTATAGCTAAAAAGTACATTCGATATGAAAAACCTCTGGTGATTATCCTAAATTGTATGAGATCACAAAATCCCAAAAAAAGTGCAAGGATCCCGGACAGTATTGCCGTAATACAGCAACTCTCTCCCAAAGAACAGAGAGCTTTCGAGCTTAaattgaaagaaatcaaagaacagCATAAAAACTTTGaggatttttattcctttatgatCATGAAAACCAATTTTAATAAAGAATACATAGAAAATGTGGTCCGGAATATCCTGAAAGGGCAGAATATTTTCACCAAGGAAGcaaagctcttttcttttctggctcTTCTTAATTCATATGTGCCTGATACCACCATTTCACTATCACAGTGTGAAAAATTCTTAGGAATTGGAAACAAGAAGGCTTTCTGGGGGACAGAAAAATTTGAAGACAAGATGGGCACCTACTCTACAATTCTGATAAAAACTGAGGTCATCGAATGTGGGAACTACTGTGGAGTACGCATCATTCACTCTTTGATTGCAAAGTTCTCACTGGAAGAATTGAAGAAAAGCTATCACCTGAATAAAAGTCAAATTATGTTGGATATGCTAACTGAGAATTTGTTCTTCGATACTGGTATGGGAAAAAGCAAATTTTTGCAAGATATGCACACACTCCTACTCACAAGACACCGTGATGAACATGATGGTGAAACAGGAAATTGGTTTTCCCCATTTATTGAAGCATTACATAAAGATGAAGGAAATGAAGCAGTTGAAGCTGTATTGCTTGAAGGTATCCATCGGTTCAACCCAAATGCATTCATTTGCCAAGCGTTGGCAAGACATTTCTACATTAAAAAGAAGGACTTTGGCAATGCTCTAAACTGggcaaaacaagcaaaaatcatAGAACCTGACAATTCTTATATCTCAGATACACTGGGTCAAGTCTACAAAAGTAAAATGAGATGGTGGATAGAGGAAAACGAAAGAAACGGGAACATTTCAGTTGATGATCTAATTGCTCTTTTGAATTTGGCAGAACATGCCTCAAGTGCATTCAAAGAATCTCAACAGCAAAGTGAAGATAGAGAGTATGAAGTGAAGGAAAGATTGTATCCGAAGTCAAAAAGGAGGTATGATACTTACAATATAGCTGGTTATCAAGGAGAGATAGAAGTTGGGCTTTACACAATCCAAATTCTccagctcattcctttttttgat aaaaaaaatgagctatctAAAAGAGATATGGTCAATTTTATATCAGGAAGTAGTGATATTCCAGGGGATCCAAACAATGAATATAAATTAGCCCTCAAAAACTATATTCCTTATTTAACTAAattgaaattttctttgaaaaagtcctttgatttttttgatgAATACTTTGTCCTGCTAAAACCCAGGAACAATATTAAGCAAAATGAAGAGGCCAAAACTCGGAGAAAGGTGGCtggatattttaagaaatatatagatatattttgtgTCTCAGAAGAATCACAAAACAAAGATCTTGGATCAAAGTTCAGTGAGCCACTTCAAGTAGAGAGATGCAGGAGTAGCCTAGTAGCTTTAAAAGCAGACAAGTTTTCTGGGCTCTTGGAATATCTTATCAAAAGCCAAGCGGATGCTGTTAGCACTATGGAAAATATAGTGGACAAATACACTTTTCTCTCAGAACAATGCACTGTCAAAATCCAGTCAAAAGAAAAGCTAAATTTCATCTTGGCCAACATTATTCTCTCCTGTATCAAACCTACCTCCAGATTAGTAAAGCCAGTTGAAAAACTAAAAGATCAGCTTCGAGAAGTCTTGCAACCAATAGGACTGACTTACCGGTTTTCAGAACCTTATTTTCTAGCTTCCCTCTTATTCTGGCCAGAAAATCAACAACTAGATCAACATTCTGGACAAATGAAAGAGTATGCTCAAGCACTGGAAAATTCTTTCAAGGGGCAATATAAACATATGCATCGTACAAAGCAACCAATTGCATATTTCTTTCTTGGAAAAGGTAAAAGACTGAAAAGACTTGTTCACAAAGGAAAAATTGACCAGTGCTTTGAAAAGACACTAGATATTAATTCCTTGTGGCAGAGTGGAGATGTGTGGAAGGAGGAAAAAGTCCAAGAACTTTTGCTTCGTTTACAAGGTCGAGctgaaaataattgtttatatataGAATATGGAATCAATGAAAAAATCACAATACCCATCACTCCTGCTTTTTTAGGTCAACTTAGAAGTGGCAGAAGCATAGAGAAGGTGTCTTTTTACCTGGGATTTTCCATTGGAGGCCCACTTGCTTATGACATTGAAATTGTTTAA